One Georgenia wutianyii DNA segment encodes these proteins:
- the miaB gene encoding tRNA (N6-isopentenyl adenosine(37)-C2)-methylthiotransferase MiaB: protein MSATASAPRTYAVRTMGCQMNVHDSERLAGMLEDAGYVPADPASDPLVTGADVVVINTCSVRENAATRLFGNLGQLAAVKRGRPGMQIAVGGCLAQQMRDGIVDKAPWVDVVFGTHNLDVLPTLLERARHNAEAQVEIEESLKVFPSTLPTKRESAYAGWVSISVGCNNTCTFCIVPHLRGKERDRRPGDVLAEVEAVVAQGAIEVTLLGQNVNSYGVSFGDRGAFAKLLRACGQVEGLERVRFTSPHPAAFTDDVIEAMAQTPTVMPQLHMPLQSGSDRILRAMRRSYRSAKFLGILDRVRAAVPNAAISTDIIVGFPGETEEDFAQTLEVVEASRFASAFTFQYSPRPGTPAADLPDQVPPDVVADRYQRLVALQERIGTLENERQVGRTVEVLVADGEGRKDGATARISGRAADNRLVHVALPPGTTELPRPGDMVTATVTHGAPHHLVADSPALGGTYALRRTRAGDAWERARRGDHDHGGGAAPAPGGAVTLGMPSLRTR, encoded by the coding sequence ATGAGTGCCACCGCCAGCGCACCCCGCACGTACGCCGTGCGCACCATGGGTTGCCAGATGAACGTCCACGACTCCGAGCGCCTCGCCGGGATGCTGGAGGACGCCGGCTACGTGCCGGCCGACCCCGCCTCCGACCCGCTCGTCACCGGCGCGGACGTCGTCGTCATCAACACGTGCTCGGTGCGCGAGAACGCCGCGACCAGGCTCTTCGGGAACCTCGGCCAGCTCGCCGCCGTCAAGCGCGGGCGGCCGGGCATGCAGATCGCCGTCGGCGGGTGCCTCGCCCAGCAGATGCGCGACGGCATCGTCGACAAGGCCCCGTGGGTCGACGTCGTGTTCGGCACCCACAACCTCGACGTCCTGCCGACCCTCCTCGAGCGCGCCCGGCACAACGCCGAGGCGCAGGTGGAGATCGAGGAGTCGCTCAAGGTCTTCCCCTCGACGCTGCCCACCAAGCGCGAGTCCGCCTACGCGGGCTGGGTGTCGATCTCCGTCGGCTGCAACAACACGTGCACCTTCTGCATCGTGCCCCACCTGCGCGGCAAGGAGCGCGACCGGCGCCCCGGTGACGTCCTCGCCGAGGTCGAGGCGGTCGTCGCCCAGGGCGCGATCGAGGTCACGCTGCTCGGGCAGAACGTCAACTCCTACGGCGTGAGCTTCGGTGACCGCGGCGCGTTCGCCAAGCTGCTGCGCGCCTGCGGGCAGGTCGAGGGCCTCGAGCGCGTGCGGTTCACCTCCCCGCACCCCGCTGCCTTCACCGACGACGTCATCGAGGCGATGGCCCAGACGCCGACGGTCATGCCCCAGCTGCACATGCCGCTGCAGTCCGGCTCGGACCGCATCCTGCGGGCGATGCGCCGCTCCTACCGCTCGGCCAAGTTCCTCGGCATCCTCGACCGCGTGCGCGCCGCCGTCCCCAATGCCGCGATCAGCACCGACATCATCGTCGGCTTCCCGGGGGAGACGGAGGAGGACTTCGCCCAGACCCTCGAGGTCGTCGAGGCCTCCCGGTTCGCCAGCGCCTTCACCTTCCAGTACTCCCCGCGCCCCGGTACCCCGGCCGCCGACCTCCCCGACCAGGTCCCGCCGGACGTCGTCGCCGACCGCTACCAGCGGCTCGTCGCCCTCCAGGAGCGGATCGGGACCCTGGAGAACGAGCGCCAGGTCGGGCGCACCGTCGAGGTGCTCGTCGCCGACGGCGAGGGCCGCAAGGACGGCGCGACGGCGAGGATCAGCGGCCGCGCCGCCGACAACAGGCTCGTCCACGTCGCACTGCCCCCGGGCACCACCGAGCTGCCACGCCCCGGGGACATGGTCACCGCGACGGTGACCCACGGCGCCCCGCACCACCTCGTCGCCGACTCCCCGGCGCTCGGCGGCACCTACGCCCTGCGCCGCACGCGCGCCGGGGACGCCTGGGAGCGCGCCCGCCGCGGCGACCACGACCACGGCGGCGGGGCGGCGCCCGCGCCCGGTGGCGCCGTCACCCTCGGCATGCCCTCGCTGCGCACCCGCTGA
- the miaA gene encoding tRNA (adenosine(37)-N6)-dimethylallyltransferase MiaA, giving the protein MTAVPHPVLAVVGPTATGKSDLALDVVDLLGGPDAAEVVNADAMQLYRGMDVGTAKLPPDQRRGVAHHQLDVLDVTQEANVAAYQREARADVAAVHGRGRRAVLVGGSGLYVRAALDELDFPGTDPQVRARLEERVEREGPGILHAELAARDPQAAARILPANARRVVRALEVIELTGRPYSASMPEHRYHLPAVQVAIAVPREELDRRIAARARAMLDGGLLEETRDLLAAGLAQGRTASRAVGYSQAVAVLEGRLDVDEAHEAITIATRQLARRQEKWFRRDPRVRWLEPGPDLAARAAQAFVDGAAT; this is encoded by the coding sequence CTGACGGCCGTGCCCCACCCCGTCCTCGCCGTCGTCGGGCCCACCGCGACGGGCAAGTCGGACCTCGCGCTCGACGTCGTCGACCTCCTCGGCGGCCCCGACGCCGCCGAGGTCGTCAACGCCGACGCGATGCAGCTCTACCGCGGCATGGACGTCGGCACCGCCAAACTGCCGCCGGACCAGCGGCGCGGGGTGGCACACCACCAGCTCGACGTCCTGGACGTCACCCAGGAGGCGAACGTCGCCGCCTACCAGCGTGAGGCGCGCGCGGACGTCGCCGCCGTCCACGGCCGTGGCCGGCGCGCGGTCCTCGTCGGCGGCTCGGGGCTCTACGTGCGCGCCGCGCTGGACGAGCTCGACTTCCCCGGCACCGACCCGCAGGTCCGGGCCCGGCTGGAGGAGCGCGTCGAGCGTGAGGGGCCCGGCATCCTCCACGCCGAGCTCGCGGCCCGCGACCCGCAGGCGGCCGCGCGGATCCTGCCGGCCAACGCGCGCCGCGTCGTGCGGGCGCTGGAGGTCATCGAGCTCACCGGCCGCCCGTACTCGGCCTCGATGCCCGAGCACCGCTACCACCTGCCCGCCGTCCAGGTGGCGATCGCCGTCCCGCGCGAGGAGCTCGACCGCCGCATCGCGGCGCGCGCCCGTGCCATGCTCGACGGCGGCCTCCTCGAGGAGACCCGCGACCTCCTGGCCGCGGGGCTGGCCCAGGGACGCACGGCCTCACGGGCCGTGGGCTACTCCCAGGCGGTGGCCGTCCTCGAGGGGCGGCTCGACGTCGACGAGGCGCACGAGGCCATCACCATCGCCACCCGCCAGCTCGCCCGGCGCCAGGAGAAGTGGTTCCGCCGCGACCCGCGCGTCCGGTGGCTGGAGCCCGGGCCGGACCTCGCGGCACGCGCGGCGCAGGCCTTCGTGGACGGGGCCGCGACCTGA
- the dapF gene encoding diaminopimelate epimerase, producing MPSLAALSGLSLTKGHATENDFLLLADPDGARELDAAAVAALCDRRAGIGADGVVRVVRSRAFAEAAEAAAHGAEWFMDYRNADGSPAEMCGNAARLVIAFLEDEGLLSLADGEPVLLGTRGGVRSVWRSGGLYTVDMGPWGLPGGAEAVRRGFDVAVQATGLEGTRAGLRVTMPNPHTVVALPDVAELDGADLGPLVAVDPLPPEGTNVELVVPLGETTLDGETAGTVRMRVQERGAGETRSCGTGACAVAVALHAWGGQEAPRLWRVQVPGGELLVRLTDDGRALLTGPATLVARLTLR from the coding sequence ATGCCTTCCCTCGCGGCCCTGTCCGGCCTGTCCCTCACCAAGGGGCACGCCACCGAGAACGACTTCCTCCTCCTCGCCGACCCCGACGGCGCTCGCGAGCTCGACGCCGCCGCGGTGGCCGCCCTGTGCGACCGCCGGGCCGGCATCGGGGCCGACGGCGTCGTGCGCGTCGTCCGCTCCCGTGCGTTCGCCGAGGCGGCCGAGGCCGCCGCGCACGGCGCGGAGTGGTTCATGGACTACCGCAACGCCGACGGCTCACCGGCCGAGATGTGCGGCAACGCCGCCCGGCTCGTCATCGCCTTCCTCGAGGACGAGGGCCTGCTGTCGCTCGCCGACGGCGAGCCCGTCCTCCTCGGCACCCGCGGCGGGGTGCGCTCGGTGTGGCGCAGCGGCGGGCTCTACACCGTCGACATGGGCCCGTGGGGGCTGCCCGGCGGTGCGGAGGCCGTCCGGCGGGGCTTCGACGTCGCCGTCCAGGCCACCGGGCTCGAGGGCACCCGCGCCGGACTGCGCGTCACCATGCCCAACCCGCACACCGTCGTCGCGCTGCCGGACGTCGCCGAGCTCGACGGCGCCGACCTCGGCCCGCTCGTCGCCGTCGACCCGCTGCCCCCGGAGGGGACCAACGTCGAGCTCGTCGTCCCCCTCGGGGAGACGACCCTCGACGGGGAGACGGCCGGCACGGTGCGCATGCGCGTGCAGGAGCGGGGGGCGGGGGAGACCCGCTCGTGCGGGACGGGCGCGTGCGCCGTCGCCGTCGCGCTCCACGCGTGGGGCGGGCAGGAGGCTCCCCGGCTGTGGCGGGTGCAGGTGCCCGGTGGGGAGCTGCTCGTGCGTCTGACCGACGACGGCCGCGCCCTGCTCACCGGTCCCGCGACGCTGGTCGCGCGCCTCACCCTCCGCTAG
- a CDS encoding class I SAM-dependent methyltransferase has product MSEHYFSAQPASSGETRTMTVELRGRRVQVTTAAGVFSGDRLDLGTRVLLEAAPDPAPSGTLVDLGCGWGPVTLALAAASPAARVVAVDVNERARDLTARNAAALGLRNVVVATPEEAADLLPDGITELWSNPPIRIGKPALHELLRTWLGRLAPEGRAYLVVGKNLGADSLHRWIETELALPTERLSSSKGFRVLDVHSPAAAPGADR; this is encoded by the coding sequence GTGAGCGAGCACTACTTCTCCGCCCAGCCGGCCTCCTCCGGGGAGACCCGCACGATGACCGTGGAGCTCCGCGGCAGGCGCGTCCAGGTGACCACGGCCGCCGGGGTGTTCTCCGGCGACCGCCTCGACCTCGGCACCCGGGTGCTGCTCGAGGCCGCGCCGGACCCGGCGCCGTCGGGCACGCTCGTCGACCTCGGCTGCGGGTGGGGTCCGGTGACCCTCGCCCTGGCGGCGGCCTCCCCCGCCGCGCGGGTGGTCGCCGTCGACGTCAACGAGCGGGCACGCGACCTCACGGCACGCAACGCCGCGGCCCTGGGCCTGCGCAACGTCGTCGTCGCCACGCCCGAGGAGGCGGCGGACCTGCTGCCCGACGGGATCACCGAGCTGTGGTCCAACCCGCCGATCCGCATCGGCAAGCCGGCGCTGCACGAGCTGCTGCGCACGTGGCTGGGCCGGCTCGCGCCCGAGGGCCGGGCCTACCTCGTCGTCGGGAAGAACCTCGGCGCCGACTCCCTGCACCGGTGGATCGAGACCGAGCTGGCGCTGCCGACCGAGCGCCTGTCGAGCTCGAAGGGCTTCCGGGTGCTCGACGTGCACTCGCCCGCAGCGGCGCCGGGCGCGGATCGCTAG
- the hflX gene encoding GTPase HflX, whose protein sequence is MAEHDETSAPTDPAHDVVARVLARAGTAVQEDAADGHELDGEQLDREERSALRRVGGLSTELEDVTEVEYRQLRLERVVLIGVWSGPDSELAEVSLAELAALAETAGSVVLDAVLQRRASPDPATYFGSGKAAELAELVAELGADTVVADSELSPSQRRALEDVVKVKVIDRTALILDIFAQHAKSREGKAQVELAQLEYLLPRLRGWGESMSRQAGGRVAGGAGIGSRGPGETKIELDRRRIRTRMARLRRQIAQMAPSRETKRASRHRAHIPSVAIAGYTNAGKSSLLNRLTGAGVLVENALFATLDPTVRRAETPDGRVYTLADTVGFVRSLPHQLVEAFRSTLEEVAEADLVLHVVDAAHPDPEGQVKAVRDVLADIEGVEEIPEVIVLNKADLADPGTIAGLRTRYPGAVAVSARTGAGIEELRERIAELLPRPSVRVEVLVPYSRGDLVSRAHNSGEVIAEEHTGTGTRLTALVDEALAAELVAAHSA, encoded by the coding sequence ATGGCAGAGCACGACGAGACCTCCGCACCGACCGACCCTGCGCACGACGTCGTGGCACGGGTGCTCGCACGGGCCGGCACGGCCGTGCAGGAGGACGCCGCGGACGGTCACGAGCTCGACGGCGAGCAGCTCGACCGCGAGGAGCGCTCGGCGCTGCGTCGCGTGGGCGGGCTGTCGACCGAGCTCGAGGACGTCACCGAGGTCGAGTACCGGCAGCTGCGCCTGGAGCGGGTCGTGCTCATCGGTGTGTGGTCCGGGCCGGACTCCGAGCTCGCCGAGGTCTCCCTGGCGGAGCTGGCGGCGCTCGCCGAGACGGCCGGCTCGGTCGTGCTCGACGCCGTGCTCCAGCGCCGCGCCTCGCCCGACCCGGCGACGTACTTCGGCTCGGGCAAGGCCGCCGAGCTCGCCGAGCTCGTCGCCGAGCTCGGCGCGGACACCGTCGTCGCGGACTCCGAGCTCAGCCCTTCCCAGCGGCGCGCCCTCGAGGACGTCGTCAAGGTCAAGGTCATCGACCGCACGGCCCTCATCCTCGACATCTTCGCCCAGCACGCGAAGTCCCGGGAGGGCAAGGCGCAGGTCGAGCTCGCCCAGCTCGAGTACCTGCTGCCGCGCCTGCGCGGCTGGGGTGAGTCGATGTCCCGGCAGGCAGGTGGCCGGGTCGCCGGCGGCGCGGGGATCGGCTCGCGCGGCCCCGGTGAGACGAAGATCGAGCTCGACCGGCGGCGGATCCGCACCCGCATGGCGCGGCTGCGTCGCCAGATCGCCCAGATGGCGCCCTCCCGGGAGACCAAGCGCGCCTCGCGTCACCGCGCCCACATCCCGTCGGTCGCGATCGCCGGCTACACGAACGCCGGCAAGTCCTCCCTGCTCAACCGGCTCACCGGCGCCGGCGTGCTCGTCGAGAACGCCCTGTTCGCCACCCTGGACCCCACGGTCCGCCGCGCCGAGACGCCCGACGGCCGGGTCTACACCCTGGCCGACACGGTCGGTTTCGTCCGCTCGCTGCCCCACCAGCTCGTCGAGGCGTTCCGCTCGACCCTCGAGGAGGTCGCCGAGGCGGACCTCGTCCTCCACGTCGTCGACGCCGCCCATCCCGACCCCGAGGGCCAGGTCAAGGCCGTGCGCGACGTCCTCGCCGACATCGAGGGCGTCGAGGAGATCCCCGAGGTCATCGTCCTCAACAAGGCCGACCTCGCCGACCCGGGCACGATCGCCGGGCTGCGCACCCGCTACCCCGGGGCCGTCGCGGTCTCGGCGCGCACCGGCGCGGGGATCGAGGAGCTGCGCGAGCGCATCGCCGAGCTGCTGCCGCGCCCGTCGGTCCGGGTCGAGGTGCTCGTGCCGTACTCGCGCGGCGACCTCGTCTCCCGGGCGCACAACAGCGGTGAGGTCATCGCCGAGGAGCACACGGGCACCGGCACCCGGCTCACCGCACTCGTCGACGAGGCGCTCGCGGCAGAGCTGGTCGCCGCCCACTCGGCGTGA